In a genomic window of Schistocerca gregaria isolate iqSchGreg1 chromosome 5, iqSchGreg1.2, whole genome shotgun sequence:
- the LOC126272632 gene encoding RNA-binding protein 39 isoform X2 encodes MLPVSLKCVITFWHTVKADDAGSNKTTVKENGTSSSHRSSGKSKHRSRSRSRDKGRHRSRSRDRHRDHHRDHEKRRSRDRDRHDKERRRSKDRDHHRRRDRSRDREREREREKEKEKEREREREREKERERERERERRKRSLSPIVLPRARDKYPFRKGVSPLGLGATDDLAPEERDARTVFCMQLSQRIRARDLEEFFSSVGKVRDVRLITCNKTRRFKGIAYVEFRDPESVPLALGLSGQKLLGIPIIVQHTQAEKNRAGNTMPNMVVPKGNSGPMRLYVGSLHFNITEDMLRGIFEPFGKIDNIQLIIDPETGRSKGYGFLTFHNAEDAKKALEQLNGFELAGRPMKVGNVTERSDSAQGTSILDSDELDRTGIDLGATGRLQLMCKLAEGTGMQIPQAAATALNLNSAGALPMQQTTPPIATQCFMLANMFDPSTETNPNWDIEIRDDVIEECNKHGGVLHVYVDKASLQGNVYVKCPSISTAVAAVNSLHGRWFAGRVITAAYVPLINYHSLFPDAMTALQLLMPSAARRGM; translated from the exons ATGCTTCCAGTTTCACTAAAATGTGTAATCACATTTTGGCATACAGTGAAAGCG GATGACGCTGGGAGCAACAAAACAACAGTGAAGGAAAATGGCACATCAAGCAGTCATCGATCATCAGG GAAAAGCAAACATCGGAGTCGCAGTAGGTCTCGAGATAAAGGACGTCATCGGAGCCGGTCTAGAGATCGCCACCGTGATCATCACCGGGACCATGAGAAGAGACGCAGCAGGGACCGAGATCGCCATGACAAAGAAAGGAGGAGGAGCAAGGACAGAGATCACCATAGGAGGAGGGACAGGTCTCGTGACCGCGAACGTGAACGTGAAAGggaaaaggaaaaggagaaggaaagggagagagaacgagagagggaaaaggagagggagagggaaagggaaCGAGAAAGGCGGAAAAGATCTTTGTCACCTATTGTGCTTCCTCGTGCAAGAGACAAGTACCCTTTCAGAAAAGGAGTCTCACCACTAGGGTT GGGTGCCACTGATGATCTTGCTCCTGAAGAACGTGATGCACGGACTGTCTTTTGCATGCAGTTGTCACAGAGAATCAGAGCAAGAGACCTGGAAGAATTTTTCTCATCTGTTGGAAAA GTTAGAGACGTCAGGCTTATCACTTGCAACAAAACTCGCCGTTTTAAAGGCATTGCTTATGTTGAATTCAGGGATCCTGAATCTGTCCCTTTG GCACTTGGTTTGTCAGGACAAAAGCTGCTTGGTATTCCCATTATAGTTCAGCACACTCAGGCTGAGAAAAACAGGGCAGGCAATACAATGCCAAATATGGTTGTGCCTAAAGGAAACAGTGGCCCAATGAGACTTTATGTGGGGTCTCTGCACTTTAATATTACAGAAGATATGCTGCGCGGTATTTTTGAACCTTTTGGAAAGATTGACAATATCCAGTTGATCATAGACCCAGAGACAGGAAGGTCGAAAGGCTATGGGTTCCTGACG TTTCATAATGCTGAAGATGCCAAGAAAGCACTAGAGCAGCTGAATGGATTTGAATTGGCTGGCCGTCCTATGAAGGTGGGAAATGTAACTGAGAGATCAGATTCTGCTCAGGGTACGTCAATATTGGACAGTGATGAATTAGACAGGACAGGAATTGATCTTGGTGCGACTGGCAGATTGCAGCTGATGTGCAAGTTAGCAGAAG GTACAGGAATGCAGATTCCTCAGGCTGCAGCAACAGCATTAAACTTAAATTCTGCTGGAGCTCTCCCAATGCAGCAAACAACACCCCCAATTGCTACACAGTGCTTTATGTTGGCAAACATGTTCGATCCATCTAC GGAAACCAATCCAAATTGGGATATCGAAATTagggatgatgtgatagaagagtgtAACAAACATGGTGGTGTCTTGCATGTTTATGTAGACAAAGCATCATTACAAGGAAATGTCTATGTAAAGTGCCCCTCAATCAGCACAGCTGTGGCAGCAGTGAACTCGTTACACGGCAGGTGGTTTGCAG
- the LOC126272632 gene encoding RNA-binding protein 39 isoform X3 yields MFILCRKSKHRSRSRSRDKGRHRSRSRDRHRDHHRDHEKRRSRDRDRHDKERRRSKDRDHHRRRDRSRDREREREREKEKEKEREREREREKERERERERERRKRSLSPIVLPRARDKYPFRKGVSPLGLGATDDLAPEERDARTVFCMQLSQRIRARDLEEFFSSVGKVRDVRLITCNKTRRFKGIAYVEFRDPESVPLALGLSGQKLLGIPIIVQHTQAEKNRAGNTMPNMVVPKGNSGPMRLYVGSLHFNITEDMLRGIFEPFGKIDNIQLIIDPETGRSKGYGFLTFHNAEDAKKALEQLNGFELAGRPMKVGNVTERSDSAQGTSILDSDELDRTGIDLGATGRLQLMCKLAEGTGMQIPQAAATALNLNSAGALPMQQTTPPIATQCFMLANMFDPSTETNPNWDIEIRDDVIEECNKHGGVLHVYVDKASLQGNVYVKCPSISTAVAAVNSLHGRWFAGRVITAAYVPLINYHSLFPDAMTALQLLMPSAARRGM; encoded by the exons ATGTTTATATTATGCAGGAAAAGCAAACATCGGAGTCGCAGTAGGTCTCGAGATAAAGGACGTCATCGGAGCCGGTCTAGAGATCGCCACCGTGATCATCACCGGGACCATGAGAAGAGACGCAGCAGGGACCGAGATCGCCATGACAAAGAAAGGAGGAGGAGCAAGGACAGAGATCACCATAGGAGGAGGGACAGGTCTCGTGACCGCGAACGTGAACGTGAAAGggaaaaggaaaaggagaaggaaagggagagagaacgagagagggaaaaggagagggagagggaaagggaaCGAGAAAGGCGGAAAAGATCTTTGTCACCTATTGTGCTTCCTCGTGCAAGAGACAAGTACCCTTTCAGAAAAGGAGTCTCACCACTAGGGTT GGGTGCCACTGATGATCTTGCTCCTGAAGAACGTGATGCACGGACTGTCTTTTGCATGCAGTTGTCACAGAGAATCAGAGCAAGAGACCTGGAAGAATTTTTCTCATCTGTTGGAAAA GTTAGAGACGTCAGGCTTATCACTTGCAACAAAACTCGCCGTTTTAAAGGCATTGCTTATGTTGAATTCAGGGATCCTGAATCTGTCCCTTTG GCACTTGGTTTGTCAGGACAAAAGCTGCTTGGTATTCCCATTATAGTTCAGCACACTCAGGCTGAGAAAAACAGGGCAGGCAATACAATGCCAAATATGGTTGTGCCTAAAGGAAACAGTGGCCCAATGAGACTTTATGTGGGGTCTCTGCACTTTAATATTACAGAAGATATGCTGCGCGGTATTTTTGAACCTTTTGGAAAGATTGACAATATCCAGTTGATCATAGACCCAGAGACAGGAAGGTCGAAAGGCTATGGGTTCCTGACG TTTCATAATGCTGAAGATGCCAAGAAAGCACTAGAGCAGCTGAATGGATTTGAATTGGCTGGCCGTCCTATGAAGGTGGGAAATGTAACTGAGAGATCAGATTCTGCTCAGGGTACGTCAATATTGGACAGTGATGAATTAGACAGGACAGGAATTGATCTTGGTGCGACTGGCAGATTGCAGCTGATGTGCAAGTTAGCAGAAG GTACAGGAATGCAGATTCCTCAGGCTGCAGCAACAGCATTAAACTTAAATTCTGCTGGAGCTCTCCCAATGCAGCAAACAACACCCCCAATTGCTACACAGTGCTTTATGTTGGCAAACATGTTCGATCCATCTAC GGAAACCAATCCAAATTGGGATATCGAAATTagggatgatgtgatagaagagtgtAACAAACATGGTGGTGTCTTGCATGTTTATGTAGACAAAGCATCATTACAAGGAAATGTCTATGTAAAGTGCCCCTCAATCAGCACAGCTGTGGCAGCAGTGAACTCGTTACACGGCAGGTGGTTTGCAG